One genomic window of Chlamydiota bacterium includes the following:
- a CDS encoding cyclic nucleotide-binding domain-containing protein: protein MEKSDSPSAFFDTCSLTSQWTLQEKEAFSKMVTLQLFKAKKVVFWEGDRESKMYFVKSGSVVVSKKVKGDVEEVLARFGVGDFFGELSLVDDSPRSATVQTEVQSVLLILEKEKLADIERELPHLASQFYRLLLKELVNRLRKTTEKLQEAVIWGLEATSLGEELDDE from the coding sequence ATGGAAAAATCTGATTCTCCCTCGGCCTTTTTTGATACATGCTCTTTGACCTCTCAATGGACTTTGCAGGAAAAAGAGGCCTTTTCCAAAATGGTGACTCTTCAGTTGTTCAAGGCAAAAAAAGTGGTTTTTTGGGAAGGGGATCGAGAGTCTAAAATGTATTTTGTGAAATCCGGATCGGTGGTGGTGAGTAAAAAGGTGAAAGGGGATGTTGAAGAGGTTCTGGCTCGATTTGGGGTAGGCGATTTTTTTGGGGAACTTTCTCTCGTGGATGACAGTCCTCGGTCTGCGACCGTTCAAACAGAGGTCCAGAGTGTGCTTCTCATTCTAGAAAAAGAGAAATTAGCGGATATTGAAAGAGAGTTGCCACATCTAGCATCTCAATTTTACCGTTTGTTATTGAAAGAACTGGTGAATCGTCTGCGAAAGACGACCGAAAAGCTTCAAGAGGCCGTGATTTGGGGGTTGGAGGCCACTTCGTTGGGAGAAGAATTGGATGATGAATAG